Proteins found in one Erythrobacter sp. KY5 genomic segment:
- a CDS encoding DUF2189 domain-containing protein yields the protein MGKTASNTAQPKPLVIAQDLAFEDLRAALAAGWRDFASAPLFGLFFAAIFVAGGLALTYFLAARGEYTWAIPAAAGFPLLAPFTAVGLYEVSRRRELGLPMSWSAVLGAVRGRGDEQILAMGVIIFVAFGFWVIVAHVIFSIAIVEAGSGSESLAFLTTQAGLVMLAVGSAIGAVMALVFYAVTVFSLPMLVHREIDFLTAVITSVACFRANARVLLIWAAIIAGVLFVSILAAFLGLFIALPLFGHATWHLYRRAIQ from the coding sequence TTGGGGAAAACCGCAAGCAACACCGCGCAGCCGAAACCGCTGGTAATCGCTCAGGATCTCGCTTTCGAGGACTTGCGCGCGGCGCTGGCTGCGGGCTGGCGGGATTTTGCAAGCGCTCCCCTTTTCGGCCTTTTCTTTGCCGCGATTTTCGTGGCTGGCGGGCTGGCTCTCACCTACTTCCTTGCCGCGCGCGGGGAATACACCTGGGCGATCCCGGCGGCCGCCGGGTTCCCGCTACTCGCGCCATTCACCGCCGTAGGTCTGTACGAAGTCAGCCGCCGGCGCGAACTTGGCCTGCCGATGAGCTGGTCCGCCGTTCTGGGTGCCGTAAGAGGGCGCGGGGACGAACAGATCCTGGCGATGGGCGTCATCATCTTCGTGGCGTTCGGGTTCTGGGTCATCGTTGCGCATGTCATTTTTTCCATCGCGATCGTGGAAGCGGGCTCAGGTTCTGAATCGCTCGCATTTCTCACCACTCAGGCCGGGCTGGTCATGCTGGCAGTGGGCAGCGCGATTGGCGCGGTCATGGCGCTGGTGTTCTACGCCGTCACCGTCTTCAGCCTGCCTATGTTGGTCCATCGCGAGATCGATTTCCTGACCGCCGTGATAACCAGCGTTGCCTGCTTCAGGGCCAATGCCCGCGTGCTTCTCATCTGGGCAGCGATCATTGCGGGCGTCCTTTTCGTAAGCATCCTTGCAGCCTTTCTCGGCCTCTTCATCGCTCTGCCGCTGTTCGGGCATGCCACCTGGCACCTTTACCGACGCGCTATACAATAG
- the ccoP gene encoding cytochrome-c oxidase, cbb3-type subunit III: MSDKYRIDEPTGTEFVGHEWDGIEELNTPLPRWWLWTFYATIAWAAVYVVLYPAWPMVSQATEGVLGWSSRSELAEEMSAADMARAGTFERIAATDITKLPADPELMGQAISGGAAAFKQHCVQCHGAGAAGYEQYGYPNLNDDDWLWGGTLTDIEYTLTHGIRWEGSDETRSNYMPAFGDIFSRTELDAVTSHVLSLSGEGQSNPAGAQLYADNCAACHEANGAGNRELGAPALNDAIWLYGSERAQVSQQIANPRHGAMPGWSDKLDPVTIKMLAAYVHSRGGGEFEGEATEEVAPGIEGETADDVASAGEVGDDGRS; the protein is encoded by the coding sequence ATGTCTGACAAATACCGCATCGACGAACCCACCGGCACCGAATTTGTCGGTCATGAATGGGACGGTATCGAGGAGCTGAACACGCCGCTGCCGCGTTGGTGGCTGTGGACGTTCTATGCGACGATCGCATGGGCAGCTGTCTACGTGGTGCTCTATCCGGCGTGGCCGATGGTGAGCCAGGCGACCGAGGGTGTGCTTGGCTGGTCGAGCCGTAGTGAACTTGCCGAAGAAATGAGCGCCGCCGACATGGCGCGCGCCGGTACGTTCGAGCGGATTGCCGCAACCGACATCACCAAACTCCCCGCCGATCCCGAGCTGATGGGTCAGGCGATTTCCGGAGGGGCGGCCGCCTTCAAACAGCACTGCGTCCAGTGCCACGGCGCGGGCGCGGCAGGGTACGAACAATATGGCTACCCCAACCTCAACGACGATGACTGGCTGTGGGGCGGCACGCTCACCGATATCGAATACACGCTCACCCACGGCATCCGCTGGGAGGGCTCGGACGAGACACGCTCAAACTACATGCCGGCATTCGGCGATATCTTCAGCCGTACCGAGCTCGACGCCGTCACAAGCCATGTCCTGTCGCTGAGCGGCGAGGGGCAGAGCAATCCGGCTGGCGCGCAGCTTTATGCCGACAATTGCGCCGCATGCCATGAAGCAAACGGCGCGGGCAATCGCGAGCTTGGCGCGCCTGCATTGAACGATGCGATCTGGCTCTACGGGAGCGAGCGCGCGCAAGTGAGCCAGCAGATCGCCAACCCACGCCACGGCGCGATGCCGGGCTGGAGCGACAAGCTCGACCCGGTCACTATCAAGATGCTCGCAGCCTATGTCCATTCGCGCGGCGGCGGTGAGTTTGAAGGCGAGGCAACCGAAGAGGTCGCTCCCGGGATCGAGGGTGAAACCGCCGATGATGTCGCATCCGCAGGCGAGGTCGGAGACGATGGCCGATCCTGA
- a CDS encoding cbb3-type cytochrome c oxidase subunit 3, with amino-acid sequence MSFYDAFRHFADSYGLVMIFGLYLVLCGWHFLPRSRDGVEEAKTSIFKEDDHV; translated from the coding sequence GTGAGCTTCTACGACGCCTTTCGACACTTCGCCGACAGCTACGGTCTGGTGATGATCTTCGGCCTCTACCTCGTCCTGTGTGGCTGGCACTTCCTGCCGCGCTCAAGAGACGGCGTGGAAGAAGCCAAGACCTCGATTTTCAAGGAAGACGATCATGTCTGA
- the ccoN gene encoding cytochrome-c oxidase, cbb3-type subunit I: MEAVVGRAGLWLVLALLALAAMVGAKDAGFAAHALIVAIVAFGLAIVTTARFDPMAKAQSIFRMPPGESRYDDDIVRWGVIATMFWGLAGLLAGVYIALQLAYPALNFEPYLNFGRLRPLHTSAVIFAFGGNALLATSFYVVQRTCRTTLALPGVARFVFWGYQLFIVLAATGYLLGVTQSKEYAEPEWYVDLWLTVVWVAYLAVFVATILKRKEPHIYVANWFFLAFIVTVAMLHVVNNIAIPVSLLGARSYSAYSGVQDALIQWWYGHNAVGFFLTAGFLAMMYYFVPKQANRPVYSYRLSIIHFWSLIFLYIWAGPHHLHYTALPDWAQTLGMVFSIMLWMPSWGGMINGLMTLNGAWDKIRTDPIIRMMVMALAFYGMSTFEGPMLSIKAVNSLSHYTDWTIGHVHSGALGWNGLITFACVYFLVPRLWKRQRMYSLRMINWHFWLATLGIVIYAASMWVAGVTQGLMWREYGSDGYLVNSFVDTVAALEPMYWMRAFGGLLYLSGAIIMSYNMWMTIAGHQRDEAPMGDTHYDEEADRPLAGIQPQAQPAE; encoded by the coding sequence ATGGAAGCTGTAGTTGGCCGTGCAGGCCTGTGGTTGGTTCTCGCGCTTCTGGCGCTCGCCGCGATGGTGGGGGCGAAGGATGCGGGGTTTGCCGCTCACGCGCTGATCGTGGCGATCGTCGCCTTCGGGCTTGCGATTGTGACGACCGCGCGCTTTGACCCGATGGCCAAGGCGCAGAGCATTTTCCGCATGCCACCGGGCGAAAGCCGGTACGATGACGACATCGTGCGCTGGGGCGTCATTGCGACGATGTTCTGGGGCCTCGCAGGCCTTCTTGCGGGCGTCTACATCGCGCTTCAGCTGGCTTACCCTGCGCTCAATTTCGAGCCTTACCTGAACTTTGGCCGACTGCGCCCGCTTCACACCTCTGCGGTGATCTTCGCCTTTGGCGGTAACGCGCTGCTCGCGACCAGTTTCTATGTCGTCCAGCGCACCTGCCGCACAACCCTGGCGCTTCCGGGTGTCGCGCGGTTCGTATTCTGGGGATACCAGCTGTTCATCGTGCTGGCGGCGACGGGCTATCTGCTCGGTGTCACCCAATCGAAGGAATATGCCGAACCTGAATGGTATGTCGATCTGTGGCTGACCGTGGTGTGGGTCGCTTATCTGGCGGTCTTCGTCGCGACGATCCTGAAACGCAAAGAGCCGCATATCTATGTCGCGAACTGGTTCTTCCTCGCCTTCATCGTCACCGTGGCGATGCTGCACGTGGTCAACAATATCGCGATCCCTGTCAGCCTTCTGGGCGCGCGCAGCTACTCCGCCTATTCGGGAGTGCAGGATGCGCTGATCCAGTGGTGGTACGGCCACAATGCGGTCGGATTTTTCCTCACCGCCGGCTTCCTCGCGATGATGTATTACTTCGTCCCGAAGCAGGCCAACCGGCCCGTCTATTCCTATCGCCTGTCGATCATCCACTTCTGGTCGCTGATCTTCCTCTACATCTGGGCTGGTCCGCACCACCTCCACTACACCGCGCTGCCCGACTGGGCGCAGACGCTGGGCATGGTGTTTTCCATCATGCTGTGGATGCCGAGCTGGGGCGGTATGATTAACGGCCTGATGACGCTGAACGGCGCATGGGATAAGATCCGCACCGATCCGATCATCCGCATGATGGTGATGGCGCTCGCTTTCTACGGGATGAGCACGTTCGAAGGGCCGATGCTGTCAATCAAGGCGGTGAACTCGCTTTCGCACTATACCGACTGGACCATCGGGCACGTTCACTCGGGTGCGCTGGGCTGGAACGGGTTGATCACCTTCGCCTGCGTCTACTTCCTCGTGCCGCGTCTTTGGAAACGCCAGCGGATGTACTCGCTGCGCATGATCAACTGGCACTTCTGGCTCGCGACGCTGGGTATCGTAATTTACGCCGCCAGCATGTGGGTCGCAGGGGTTACGCAGGGCCTGATGTGGCGCGAATACGGCTCTGACGGATACCTGGTGAACAGCTTCGTCGACACCGTCGCAGCGCTGGAGCCGATGTACTGGATGCGCGCCTTTGGCGGCCTCCTCTACCTCTCAGGCGCGATCATCATGTCCTACAATATGTGGATGACGATTGCGGGCCACCAGCGCGACGAAGCGCCCATGGGAGACACCCATTACGACGAGGAAGCCGACCGTCCTCTGGCCGGCATTCAACCTCAAGCTCAACCTGCGGAATAG
- the ccoG gene encoding cytochrome c oxidase accessory protein CcoG, with protein sequence MADPEELERPDAKRDWGAALPEVETDPIAARRLPHQPPPRLYEKRKAVHNKRIDGPFRRFKWLIMVVTLAIYYVTPWIRWDRGPYAPDQAVLIDLANRRFYMFDIEIWPHEFYFVAGMLIMAGIGLFLVTSAVGRAWCGYACPQTVWTDLFQHIDRLIDGDRNARIRLDKAPWGPAKIARRGAKWSIYLLISMLTGGAWILYFADAPTLFVDFFRLEADPVAYMTVAILTGTTFWLGGFMREQVCIYMCPWPRIQGAMLDEKSLIVTYKDWRGEPRGSLKKSLKNPDEYGDCVDCLQCVAVCPTGIDIREGQQIGCITCALCIDACDRVMKDIGRPRGLIDYATLEQCEAEAAGAPAQPAWKALVRPRTFIYFGIWGAIGLAMLFALGTRSHTDLTVSPDRNPPFMLMKDGSVRNSYTLRLRNMEARPREMEVSFAGLPEGSVMWTDRIGREDAATAQVLTVPADETRVVRVYVVTPAGTDVDNFRFVLTSLDEQRESDSEETTFTAPGDE encoded by the coding sequence ATGGCCGATCCTGAAGAACTCGAGAGGCCTGACGCCAAGCGCGATTGGGGTGCGGCTCTGCCCGAGGTGGAGACCGACCCCATTGCGGCGCGTCGCCTGCCTCACCAGCCGCCGCCCAGGCTCTATGAAAAGCGCAAGGCGGTTCACAACAAGCGCATTGACGGCCCGTTCCGCCGCTTCAAATGGCTGATCATGGTGGTCACGCTGGCGATCTATTATGTGACGCCGTGGATCCGCTGGGACAGAGGGCCCTATGCACCAGATCAGGCGGTTCTGATCGATCTGGCAAACCGCCGCTTCTACATGTTCGATATCGAGATCTGGCCGCACGAATTCTACTTCGTGGCCGGGATGCTCATCATGGCGGGGATCGGGCTGTTCCTTGTCACCAGCGCCGTCGGGCGCGCATGGTGCGGCTATGCCTGCCCGCAGACGGTGTGGACCGACCTGTTTCAGCACATCGACCGCCTGATCGACGGGGATCGCAATGCGCGCATCCGTCTGGACAAGGCACCGTGGGGGCCAGCCAAGATCGCTCGGCGCGGTGCGAAGTGGTCGATCTATCTCCTTATCAGCATGCTGACAGGCGGCGCGTGGATTCTCTATTTCGCCGACGCGCCGACGCTCTTCGTGGACTTCTTCAGACTGGAAGCCGACCCGGTCGCCTATATGACCGTCGCTATCCTGACCGGCACGACCTTCTGGCTGGGCGGGTTCATGCGCGAGCAGGTGTGCATCTATATGTGCCCGTGGCCACGCATTCAGGGGGCGATGCTCGACGAGAAGTCGCTGATCGTCACCTACAAGGACTGGCGCGGAGAGCCGCGCGGCAGCCTCAAGAAATCGCTTAAGAATCCGGACGAATACGGCGACTGCGTCGATTGCCTGCAATGCGTCGCGGTGTGCCCGACCGGCATCGACATCCGCGAAGGCCAGCAGATCGGCTGCATCACCTGCGCCCTGTGCATCGATGCCTGCGACCGGGTGATGAAGGATATCGGACGCCCGCGCGGGCTGATCGACTACGCCACTCTTGAGCAATGCGAAGCCGAAGCCGCAGGCGCGCCCGCGCAGCCGGCATGGAAAGCGCTCGTTCGCCCGCGCACCTTCATCTATTTCGGCATCTGGGGCGCGATCGGGCTTGCCATGCTGTTCGCGCTCGGCACGCGCAGCCACACCGACCTGACCGTCTCGCCCGACCGCAATCCGCCCTTCATGCTGATGAAGGATGGCTCGGTGCGCAATTCCTACACATTGCGCCTGCGCAATATGGAAGCGCGCCCGCGTGAGATGGAGGTTTCCTTTGCTGGACTGCCCGAAGGTTCGGTGATGTGGACCGACAGGATCGGACGCGAGGATGCGGCGACGGCACAGGTCCTTACCGTGCCTGCCGACGAAACCCGCGTGGTCCGCGTCTATGTCGTGACCCCTGCGGGCACCGACGTCGACAATTTCCGCTTCGTGCTCACCTCTCTCGACGAACAGCGTGAGAGCGACAGCGAGGAAACCACTTTCACCGCACCCGGAGACGAATGA
- a CDS encoding DcaP family trimeric outer membrane transporter, giving the protein MGKPAFRGALLASTMMAASPAMAQDGNVEDRLDRLEALVEGLIERLDAQQGATEQQQSALMAEREQMRAQSEALLAATQDLQTRQDNLAQQIAAAPPSGGVSSPGKTTFSYGGYVKLDAISQRTSGGQLPNNSILRDFLIPVAIPVGGDASGFDTDFSARQTRFLFNTETDVGSDHTLKSHIELDFNVTEGGNERISNSFVPRIRQAFITYDNWMFGQAWSTFQNVGALPDSLDFIGVTPGTVFDRQPLIRYTNGGLQLAVEQPETVVTTPTGTRLEAGDDQLPDVVARYNWGGDWGSLTATGIVRQLHISTDDLMGVDDSAFGYGLSVSGKIKVGQRDDFRFMATAGDGLGRYIGLNLVNDAAITAAGELDPIFTYSGFAAYRHVWSDDVRSTIAGSYFKADNPVLLTTNQVTDESWNAFANVIWSPVDPIDIGIELMYAERTLEDGRSGNLQRVQLSTRYNF; this is encoded by the coding sequence ATGGGGAAGCCAGCCTTTCGTGGAGCATTGCTCGCCAGCACCATGATGGCCGCATCGCCTGCAATGGCGCAGGATGGTAATGTCGAGGATCGGCTGGACCGGCTGGAAGCGCTGGTCGAAGGTCTGATCGAACGGCTCGATGCGCAGCAAGGCGCGACCGAGCAGCAGCAAAGTGCCTTGATGGCGGAACGCGAACAGATGCGCGCTCAAAGTGAGGCACTGCTGGCCGCGACACAGGACCTGCAAACCCGCCAGGATAATCTTGCCCAACAGATCGCCGCCGCACCGCCATCGGGAGGCGTATCGAGCCCGGGCAAGACGACTTTCAGCTATGGTGGCTATGTCAAACTCGACGCAATCAGCCAGCGCACCAGCGGCGGGCAACTCCCGAACAATTCGATCCTGCGCGACTTCCTCATTCCGGTGGCCATTCCGGTAGGCGGGGACGCGAGCGGCTTCGATACCGACTTCAGCGCGCGCCAGACGCGGTTCCTGTTTAACACCGAAACCGACGTGGGCAGCGACCATACGCTCAAGAGCCATATCGAGCTCGACTTCAACGTCACCGAGGGCGGGAACGAGCGGATTTCGAACAGCTTCGTGCCGCGTATCCGGCAGGCATTCATCACCTACGATAACTGGATGTTCGGCCAGGCCTGGTCGACATTCCAGAATGTCGGCGCGCTTCCTGACAGTCTCGATTTCATCGGCGTAACGCCGGGCACGGTGTTCGATCGCCAGCCGCTTATCCGCTACACAAATGGCGGTTTGCAGCTTGCCGTCGAGCAGCCGGAAACAGTCGTGACCACGCCGACGGGCACGCGGCTTGAGGCGGGCGATGATCAGCTGCCCGATGTCGTCGCGCGTTACAATTGGGGCGGCGATTGGGGTTCGCTGACCGCGACAGGGATCGTGCGCCAGCTGCACATCTCGACCGACGATCTGATGGGCGTCGATGACAGCGCGTTTGGCTATGGCCTCAGCGTTTCGGGCAAGATCAAGGTGGGTCAGCGCGACGATTTCCGCTTCATGGCGACCGCTGGCGATGGGCTGGGCCGCTATATCGGCCTCAATCTCGTCAATGATGCGGCGATCACGGCTGCGGGCGAGCTTGATCCTATCTTCACCTATTCGGGCTTTGCCGCCTATCGCCACGTCTGGTCAGACGATGTCCGCTCGACGATCGCAGGTTCGTATTTCAAGGCTGACAACCCGGTCCTGCTCACCACCAATCAGGTGACGGACGAAAGCTGGAATGCCTTTGCCAACGTCATCTGGAGCCCGGTCGACCCGATCGATATCGGTATCGAGCTGATGTACGCCGAACGCACGCTTGAAGACGGGCGCAGCGGCAATCTGCAAAGGGTGCAGCTTTCGACCCGGTACAACTTCTAG
- a CDS encoding FixH family protein, with product MASKPHKPFTGKHMAAILVAGFGVVMCVNFYMASRAVSGFHGTVVENSYIASQNFNDWLDKADASKALGWQAHITRDEAEYVTVTASGVPVSAMLTAELRRPIGEREYASLTFEPMGEGRYRSSEPVAQGRWTMRLFIEADGKSWAEESELPR from the coding sequence ATGGCGAGCAAACCGCACAAGCCTTTCACAGGCAAGCATATGGCGGCGATCCTGGTCGCGGGCTTCGGTGTCGTCATGTGCGTCAATTTCTACATGGCGAGCCGCGCGGTTAGCGGCTTCCATGGGACCGTGGTCGAGAACTCCTACATCGCCAGCCAGAACTTCAACGACTGGCTCGACAAGGCAGACGCTTCGAAAGCGCTTGGCTGGCAAGCCCACATCACGCGCGATGAAGCGGAATACGTGACCGTGACGGCCAGCGGTGTCCCCGTCTCCGCGATGCTGACGGCGGAGCTGCGACGGCCGATTGGGGAGCGTGAATACGCAAGCCTGACATTCGAACCAATGGGCGAGGGTCGCTACCGTTCGAGCGAGCCAGTCGCACAGGGGCGCTGGACCATGCGCCTTTTTATTGAGGCTGATGGCAAGAGCTGGGCTGAGGAAAGCGAGCTGCCCCGGTGA
- a CDS encoding Crp/Fnr family transcriptional regulator produces MTFPDLFERFSIAILPLGTSDATHLRFQAVARYASARAGDAPFMGNGSDQIVFVASGSTKLVAHASGGREQVVAFHFAGDLVSVPARAAHAYSLCALEDCELIYFPADEFYKLARFEAGMVDEVLERAIRALNRCREKTISLGRKSAQERLANFFLTMDQRIGTDGEGGRLLHLPMSRRDVADSLGLTIETVSRQFGELREAGLIETMGRSKVVLRDLSGLGARAGHLFEAA; encoded by the coding sequence ATGACTTTTCCCGACCTTTTCGAACGCTTTTCGATAGCGATCCTCCCGCTGGGAACTTCGGATGCAACCCATCTCCGCTTCCAGGCGGTCGCCCGCTATGCGAGCGCGCGTGCGGGCGATGCGCCTTTCATGGGAAATGGCTCAGATCAAATCGTGTTCGTCGCAAGTGGCAGCACCAAACTCGTCGCCCACGCATCGGGCGGGCGCGAGCAGGTTGTCGCGTTTCACTTTGCAGGCGACCTCGTATCGGTCCCGGCCCGCGCTGCTCACGCTTATTCCCTGTGCGCGCTTGAAGACTGCGAATTGATCTATTTCCCTGCCGATGAATTCTACAAACTGGCTCGCTTCGAGGCGGGAATGGTAGATGAAGTCCTCGAACGCGCCATCCGGGCACTCAACCGGTGCCGAGAGAAAACGATTAGCCTCGGCCGCAAGAGCGCTCAGGAAAGGCTAGCGAATTTCTTCCTGACGATGGACCAGCGCATCGGGACGGACGGGGAGGGAGGGCGCCTTCTGCATCTGCCAATGTCGCGCCGCGATGTCGCTGACAGTCTTGGTTTAACGATCGAGACGGTGAGCCGCCAGTTCGGAGAACTGCGCGAGGCGGGCCTTATCGAAACCATGGGCCGATCGAAGGTCGTGCTCCGCGATTTGAGCGGCCTTGGTGCGCGAGCCGGGCATCTGTTCGAAGCCGCATGA
- a CDS encoding OmpW family protein, translating into MKKTHALLGLAAVAMVASPAAAQDRAGDVQVKVLATGVLPDGGIDEVVLDDVGLPAGTDVEANDNYVPTIAAEYFFTNNFSIETIAGVSQHDVDAIAGLPAGTEVVSDALLLPATLTAKAHFDVGGIKPYLGAGVAYFMWLTDETGAGVAPLGVTDTDLTDEFGFVLQGGVDIPIGDQGFGVTLDAKRYFIGTNAQFFVNETLVLETEHNLDPWVVSAGVAYRF; encoded by the coding sequence ATGAAAAAGACCCATGCTCTTCTCGGCCTCGCAGCCGTAGCAATGGTAGCTTCGCCCGCTGCGGCGCAGGACCGCGCCGGAGATGTGCAGGTCAAAGTCCTCGCGACGGGCGTTCTTCCCGATGGCGGGATCGACGAGGTTGTGCTGGACGATGTCGGCTTGCCGGCAGGCACCGACGTTGAGGCAAACGACAATTATGTGCCGACTATCGCTGCCGAGTACTTCTTCACCAACAACTTCTCGATCGAGACCATCGCGGGTGTTTCGCAGCACGATGTCGATGCAATCGCCGGCCTGCCCGCTGGCACCGAAGTCGTGTCGGATGCCCTGCTGCTGCCAGCAACGCTGACGGCCAAGGCACATTTCGATGTCGGCGGCATCAAACCCTATCTCGGCGCGGGTGTGGCGTACTTCATGTGGCTCACCGACGAGACCGGTGCTGGCGTTGCGCCGCTTGGCGTGACCGACACTGACCTTACCGATGAATTCGGCTTCGTCCTTCAGGGCGGTGTCGATATTCCGATCGGTGACCAGGGCTTTGGCGTGACGCTGGATGCCAAGCGCTATTTCATCGGCACCAACGCACAGTTCTTCGTCAACGAAACGCTGGTTCTGGAAACCGAGCACAATCTTGATCCCTGGGTCGTGAGCGCAGGCGTCGCTTACCGGTTTTAA
- the ccoO gene encoding cytochrome-c oxidase, cbb3-type subunit II, with protein sequence MSDTHPEAPPQGVFEGHKRLEKNITLLTVATFITVAIGGLVQITPLFYLENTIEEVDGMRPYTPLELVGRDIYIREGCYTCHSQMIRPFRDEVERYGHYSLAAESMYDHPFQWGSKRTGPDLARVGGRYSDEWHVQHLIDPQSVVPQSIMPSYAFLAETELQVADVSANLTALSNVGVPYSAADIEAAENDLFAQANPDMDPGDLEDRYSKAQIRDYDGDPSRVTEMDALVAYLQMLGTLVDVDSAAAQTELAEEKGR encoded by the coding sequence ATGAGTGACACACACCCAGAAGCCCCGCCGCAGGGCGTTTTCGAAGGCCACAAGCGGCTTGAGAAGAACATCACCCTACTGACCGTTGCGACCTTCATTACGGTGGCAATTGGCGGGCTCGTGCAGATCACGCCCTTGTTCTACCTTGAGAACACGATCGAGGAGGTGGACGGCATGCGGCCCTACACCCCGCTCGAACTGGTGGGCCGCGATATCTACATTCGCGAGGGCTGCTACACGTGCCACAGCCAAATGATCCGCCCCTTCCGTGACGAGGTCGAGCGCTATGGGCACTACAGCCTTGCTGCGGAAAGTATGTACGATCACCCGTTCCAGTGGGGATCGAAGCGGACCGGACCGGACCTGGCGCGCGTCGGCGGGCGTTATTCGGATGAATGGCACGTCCAGCACCTGATCGACCCGCAAAGCGTCGTGCCGCAGAGCATTATGCCGAGCTACGCCTTCCTCGCGGAGACAGAGCTTCAGGTCGCCGACGTGTCGGCCAACCTCACCGCGCTTTCCAACGTCGGAGTGCCTTACTCGGCCGCCGACATCGAGGCGGCTGAGAACGACCTTTTCGCGCAGGCCAATCCCGACATGGACCCCGGCGATCTCGAGGACCGATACTCCAAGGCGCAGATCCGCGACTATGACGGCGACCCATCACGCGTGACCGAGATGGATGCGCTCGTCGCCTACCTCCAGATGCTCGGCACGCTGGTCGATGTCGACAGCGCCGCGGCGCAGACCGAACTCGCTGAGGAGAAGGGCCGGTGA